The genomic window GAACCAGCTCCCGGGAATGAGTAACACTATCTTATTTAACCATGAAGTAAGGTACAAGACGTGTCAAGATTTTACACGCGCACAATTTCCCGAACaggaaacaaacatttaactaTGGAATAAAGGATCGCACGTTTATACGAAAAGATCTTTGAGAGATGAGCATATTGACGCTTCACACCCTCCAGCAGCTTCGTCATCTTCAGGCTTGCTTATAAACCAATGTTCGCCCTCCTTGCTCGTGCTTGGAGCATCCCGTGCCTTGGAACGATCAGCGGCTTTGCTCTTTGTCTCCTTGATTATCGTAGACGTTGGTGGAACAGGGGGAGCTCCGCTGCTTCTTCTTAGAAACACTTCTATAGCGCTCCCCAGGGCACTTGCATCAACCATAGAACCAGACGGCTTGTCCCATACGACTGCTGCTGCGTCACCAGGAGCTTGTTTTGCATCAGGCGCAAATGTGACTTTCAGCTTTTTTTCTtcgttttcttttttctttgtcGCCAATGTCTGGTGCCTGCGAGTGAACCACGTTGTGCCGGAATCTGAGAATTTCTCTCTCAAAGAGGAAGCGTCGAAACTGCTGGAGCGCATATCGCAAAGTTGACGAGTTCGCTCTGGCTTTCCACATCGATCGATTTCGGTAGCTGATGATGTGAGAGCGTTAAGCATGTGTTTTAGATCTGTGTCAGTACAGATAACTCCTGTGGTGCTTCGTGGTGGAATGGGAGGCGGTGGCGGCATTTCTGAAGCTCTTCGACGTGCTGGTATGGGAGGTAAAGGAGAACCAACGAAGTCAGAGTGCCGGCGGCCTCGATTTGTATATCGGATGGAACCGCTTATTGGGGAGCGCTCGTCTAAAGGCTGAACCTCACAAACCTTCTCGCTGGATGTATTCCACAGGCGCATGCGTACTTTGCGGGCCTGAACTATGTCATCCATTATGTCTAGCTGCAGATTGTGAGTGCTCCCCAAAGTATCTGTTGCTGGTGGACCTGGAACAAAGCGTGGTCTTTAACCATCGGTAGgcaattgaaaataaattataagacacgatataaaaaaacaagttatttataaatcaattGCAATTTGTTACAGACATTTTTTAGCTATGGATCCCCGGCGACTGAGAGCTGGAAATGCCGCAATGGATTCCCTACGTCCACGCCCAAACAACGCCTGCGGTACCCGAGATATGGTAACTACAGAAtgcctgaaaaaaaaatgcattaaaaatgtacctcccaatgaatataaattaaaataatcatttaatttcaTGGAAAACTCAACCGCatagaaaataattgatttacCTTCGACCTCCAGGTTGTGGTGGAGCCTGGCTGAGAGTTGCAAGAAACGCTGCTTCGCGGGCTTCCTTGGCAGCTCCTTCACCTCGTTCAGAGAGACGGCGTACCTGATGGCACATTTTATCATCAAAATAGGAACATTTGAtaatgagattttaatttctataggtatataaaattctcgtgtcacaatgttcgttcccatactcctccgaaacggatcgaccgattcttatgaattttttaaacatattcagtaagtatgagaatcggctactatctttctttcaaacccctaagtgataaggggtgtccactgcaaaaatctatatttattttttggataaattttatttatttattttgtggcattaaaaaatacatacaacccttcaTTTTTACCCATCTACGATCaatgcctatttttatttgttaattaaaacttatgacttgaactccgaggtttatatagagaaaaattcacagagaaacctaaaaagttttcattccggaaaactgaacattctctggggtagcatagcaaaatgtgccatgttggtatgtactaaaaaggtaggcaaagttaaatcacattaaggagaaacaaagttcgcgggggcagctagtaataaaatataattaaaattcctGTTGACCCATGAGTTACCTGACTAGCAGTTGGTCCACTTGTACAAGCTGGTGTTGGTAATGAGTGCTTGCGGGTCTCCCTCCAAGGCGACAGATGATATGGGTCCGGAGGGGACTCCTGGTCCTCTGAGAAGCCACTTGGCAGTGCAGCGTGATGAAGAGGAGACTCAGACTCTTCAACCCCACTCTCCTCTACTACGATCAGTGGTTCACCGCCACCGATCATCGCCATTGAACCACGCCGCATCATGGCTGTAAATTTATTcgacttaaatttatatgtctTAACTGAAATTGAGAAAACATTGACAACGATGATCAAAATGGACCTGGCGTTATCTTTTAGGTTAGAAGGGACAGTGTTTCCTTCTTTTACTatgcattaattatttaaagatattctagaaataataaataatatatataaaaataataaataataaataatatatatatttctaccatataatagaatatatggtagaaatacttattttatataaaatctttaaagtatttttacattaaacagAGCGTGTTCTCGCGAATTATCAAAAAGCTTTAAAAGCAATAATCTATTcagaattttttataagaagcTTTCTAAAGCttttgaaattcaaataaacgaaaaatggttatgaaaaattaatgtttccttttatttagtataaatattgCACTGTTTagaaatgttgtttttaaattataaggaTAGTATTATCTGATATATACATTGAAGTTGTACGGcgtttttttcaaaaataatgcttattcatattttagatGACTGTTTTACAATCAAATCCAAGACCTTCGGCTTATGCACCGTGGTTAGCCACTGCGGTATAGTAAAACTCTTTATTTAATcacaaacatttttaaaatagtattcGATAGTCAATATACGATGTTGAAAGAACTCGCGTACCTACCacatgattaaataaaataataatgcacATTTCATGCTGCgccgcaaaataaattattacaagacTTTCAAACCTACATGGTCCCCGTGGCAACAATGTACATTTTGTAGCAACAGGTTCTATCTGACCCACTTTTGCGACCTCGACCTAAAAGCTCGGTGGAAAATCGCTGACTACCCAGTTCCAGCCATTATTACAACAGGGCGAAACGCAATTTAATGCAATTCATAAGATgcttaagatattttattgataataataagctAGAAGTTGATTTTCGGGTCTAAGACGTTTTCATttcatcaaaacgtttccctTCGCCGTTCGAGCGAGCAAGTGATAAttgaaagaaaattgataaaaacCTGTCCAAAAATTACCTGTGATGTAGTCGCATATGACATAAGGAAGTTGTAACGCAAAATAAACAATCATGAAAATAATACCTTATTAAGAAAATGATTGGAGTATTTCATTTGAAAtggcttaaaataaaattttcgcGTTGGTAAACTGTCCATGCTATAACAAAACTAACAAAACATCAAGCATTATTGGATTAatgagtttattatttaaatatatttaaattaa from Pieris napi chromosome 3, ilPieNapi1.2, whole genome shotgun sequence includes these protein-coding regions:
- the LOC125063791 gene encoding uncharacterized protein LOC125063791, giving the protein MMRRGSMAMIGGGEPLIVVEESGVEESESPLHHAALPSGFSEDQESPPDPYHLSPWRETRKHSLPTPACTSGPTASQVRRLSERGEGAAKEAREAAFLATLSQAPPQPGGRRHSVVTISRVPQALFGRGRRESIAAFPALSRRGSIAKKCPPATDTLGSTHNLQLDIMDDIVQARKVRMRLWNTSSEKVCEVQPLDERSPISGSIRYTNRGRRHSDFVGSPLPPIPARRRASEMPPPPPIPPRSTTGVICTDTDLKHMLNALTSSATEIDRCGKPERTRQLCDMRSSSFDASSLREKFSDSGTTWFTRRHQTLATKKKENEEKKLKVTFAPDAKQAPGDAAAVVWDKPSGSMVDASALGSAIEVFLRRSSGAPPVPPTSTIIKETKSKAADRSKARDAPSTSKEGEHWFISKPEDDEAAGGCEASICSSLKDLFV